The window GAGGTATTTAAATCATAAAACTACGACAAGGATCCATGGATTTACTATGACGATATTTCTCCATTCACCCGCGATCTCCCTGAAATTCCCTCAACCATTTGGCACAGAAGCCCACATAAGCCACTAACTAATGGGCTTTACGCACGGCCTTATATCGGCGAAACCCAACTCCAACAACGAATGACAATcttttctatttccatattttGTTCCTACTATTAATGCAAAACAGctgttacaaaaataataataatactcactAATTGGTCATTgtcataatttaattaataaattagagGTTAAAACAATGagtgaattaatttttttgtacttATTTTAACCATTACATACCTAAAACTTTGACATAGTCTTTAACTCTTAAAGTCCATTAACCGAATAGTCTTTGATAGTTCTGGGCAGATTAACCAAACCGAatgaaccgaaccaaaaccaaaccgaaattcGCTTCAGTTCGGGTTTAATTAGATGCCAATAACTGAATGGGTAGTGTTTTAGTAACCTAAccgatatccattcggttaCCCAAATATAACCGattaaaaccaaacacatattaaaacttttttttggcgTTTGAACCGCAGAACTCTCGCCCTTAAAGAAGTGAGTACAACCACTACACTACCAATACATTTTAGCTAGTCAATGCATTTTGGATAAATAAGGGAATAACGTTTAAAggttaaagaaactaaaaccgGAATcgatattatataaatttagaccaaaatattaaaatattttaaatatccacaTGATGTTAgatatatttgtcaaaaaattatcacatttttatttaaatttaacaattttaaagaaaattatattattgtggGTATCTGGAACCGAATCAAAAAATAACCGAAATTGAACCGAACCCaaacttaaaataataaattaaccGAATGGATCCTAAATTCCTATATCCGAGATACCCAGAACCGAAAGGATATATccagaaccaaaccaaatattCGAACGCCCAAgatataacataaaattaaaattgtaactaATTAAAATGATATTCTCCTAATAAAGAATGTAAAATAAACTCACGGTCACGGCCTCAGCTGCTAGTACTACCTAAGAACGATAAAACCCGCAAGGCCTATGACTCAACGTCACCACTTCCTCAAGTCATGTTGTCGGATTATAAGGCATTTCAAATATACTTCATTCGAATTTGTTGTTTAATTACTGGATTTAGGGCACATATAAAACAACTCAGTTGTCTGTCAGAATCATGATTCACAATCCACGATCTCACGCTATATATAGCATGTCTCTGCCACGCCTTGGAAAGGAAATCAATATATGAGTTGAGCCGTGAGCTTTACATCATATTCATCTCTTTTGAACGAACCAGCTAACCAGGGTTTTTTTGCATTGCTTTCCCAAACACGGTCTCTTGAGTAATATGCTTGTCAACTTTCCTTCGCCTGTGTACTACTAGTAGAATTGGTTCACACAACAGGAATCGGAAAATTGTCCatgtttttagattgtttttggGCAGCTTTGAAGGCCGCCACTCTTGCAGCATTGGCAGCTGTATTGGCAGCTGCAACCGCTCTGTTAACTCTCTCATCAACCTTGTCTACGTCATAAGCCTTCTCGGCTGCTCTCCGTGCCTCCTGTGAATTTACAAATGTTTATGGCTTAATGCTACTTGTATACAAAGACTTGCTCTCTCTTATTATAAATTGGGAGGGACAGACAAACCTGGACTGCATTAAGCACTTTGGAATGGTTGACTGCAACAGGAGATATGGGAAAAGTTGTATTTTGTGTGCTTGGAATGTCGAGGATCCCATTTTGCCAATGGCCCGACTGTGTTTCTCCATTTCTGAATGTATACATGCCCAGCCCTTGCCGCCTACCTTCATGCCAAGCTCCTTCATACCGGTGACCATTTGCAAACCCATAGACCCCGAATCCATGCATCTTGTCAGCAAAGTATTCTCCTGCGTATACGTCACCGTTCCtagttaaaaacaaacaagatagAATCTATCAGAAATACCTCTAATTGTCAGGAAATCATAGACCTGTAAACTAACGAGAGANCTAATTGTCAGGAAATCATAGACCTGGAGATTGTACAACTTAAAGGGAATCAGCCAGCCAGCTAGGTTTTAATAATCACAGTTGGCAGACCCAAACAATATAAGATACAAATTACATGacagatttggttttggttgacGAAATGAACAAGTTACCTGAAGTGGTAATGACCAAGACCATGCTTGACGCCCCACTTGAACTCCCCAACATAGCGACTTGCGTCTTCGCAGGTGTGAACTCCGCAACCGTGACTCTGTCCGCTGGACCACTCGCCGGAGAACATGTCTCCAGTGTAGAATCGGTAAACCCCATAACCGTGGCGAAGGCCCTGACTATACTGGCCCATGTAACGGCTGCCTCTGGCCCAGGTCTCAACACCATAGCCATCGTACTTGCCATCAAGCCAGTCACCTTCATACCTGCCGCTCATGGAATAGTAATAGACGCCGGAGCCGGAGCACTTGCCCTTGTGGAACTCTCCCTCGTAAACGTCACCGTTGCTATAGAGCTGGACCCAGCACCCGGAGGAGCTTCCCCTCTTGTCAGATCTAGGGCGAGAGCCGATGGACCAGAAGACGGGCAAAGCAGTCGTCGTCCTCCTAGAAGGGGAGGGGAAGGAGCGTGCGAGGAACAAGCGGATCGAAGGGAGCCGAGGGAGGGCGAGATTGAGGGAGAAAAGAAGTGCGGCGGAGAAACCAAAGGCAGAGAGGAAATCGACAAGGAAGGAGCGAGTGGGATGGGAGAGGAGGAAGTATGAGAGAGggaggagaaagagaaacagaggGATGCGCCGGAGAGAGCGCGGCAGAGAAAATGAAGGGGGAGGACGAGGAGGAGGAGCGAAGCGACGCCTGTAAGGGGCGGCCGGGATAGATGGAtcacggtggtggtggtgagacACGATCTGtgggaagaaaagaagaggggGAGAAGGATTGTAATCGGAAGAGACGCCGCTGCTTTCTTTTCCGATCTGAACTTCCGATTTCTTCTGATGCATCACATCAATGGAGATCGATGTCAGGGCCGaggaaagatgatgatgatggcaaaGAGATAGTTCCCCAagacgaaaacaaaaatttggaaaagagaaaaaaaaaacgtttagaATTTACCCTTTCCTCCTTCGCCCCCCCCAGTTTacttacgtttttttttttttttttttttttttttttttttttttttttttttttttttNATCTAATACTCACACACACTATACTTGTATCATAACTCATTTTTTTAACCttaaacttttatttagtaaaacatattacaatatCAACAGGTTCATCAACAAAGACCTAATAAGCATAAGACCATTATTACACTGTTGGTTGCTTTCTCCCagttcttttaataaaaataaataaaaaatataaagaagagagagaaagtaaaGAAGCGTTGGTGAAGTTACTAGGCGAAGAAACGattctcaatatttttaatacatgTCAATCacttattagttatatattaaaatattaattttttttctttgagaaatGGTGACACCTTCTCACCGCTAATGATGCTCTAAGAAACCAGATACTCTCATGCCACAAAAActgaaaatagaataaaaaaaaagcaaaaaccaaacaacaatataagtctaaaaaaaatcgaaaccaGGTTGCAAGGAACTATACTGTGGAATGGATAACCAGTAAACATGAGCACTAGATAGTTTGAACAATTAATTGTAGTATTTGTACCATGAAGAGAATGTCGATCAAAGTACAAAGTGACTTTTTGGAGgggaattttttaaaagttaaatgaaTAACTTCAAAAGAGTGTCCCATTGGCGAAAGATTTCCCCGCAATCCATGTAAGAAtattgagagaagaagaaacagggTAAGAgacctttctctcttctctctttaaagAAGACAATAACAAATTAACTGAAAACTTTTCTATGTCTGAAACttgttgtgttctttttttaCAAGAACACACTTACATTACATACAAGTCTTACGGTCATAACCGTAGAAAGTGACCTCGTGAAATGTCAAAATTTCGTCCTATTAGCCTGtgtaatgtgagctataagGTGATCTCAAAAATTTTGAGCTTACGTCTCAAGAGGTTTTTGCTGGAACTTATATATGAGATCCAATCTGCCTTAGTAACAGGAAGATTAATCACAGATAATATCCTCATCACTCAAGAAAACTTCCACGCCCTCTGTTCTAACCAGGTCAACCATAAGAAATTCATGGCAATTAAGACGGGcatgagtaaagcttatgatagggtGGAATGGAATTTCCTAAGACctttgatggaaaaaatgggatttgatcaaaaatggGTGGGTTGGATAATGCAATGCATTACTTCTGTCTCCTACCACATTTTGATCAATGGGGAGCCCAAGGGACGGATTAGGCCAACACGTGGGATTCGTCAAGGGGACCCGATCTCCCCGTATCTATTTATACTTTGTACAGAGGCCCTAATCGCTCAGATTAGGAATGCCAAAAGAGAGGGGAAGATTCAGGGTTTACATATCTCAAACGCAAGCTCACGAGTTTTCCACTTACTTTCTGCAGACGatagtttattcttttgtaaagcTGATCCTCAGCAATGCAAGGAAATTATCGATATAATCCGCTTTTATGGCGAGGCGTCCGGGCAAGAAATCAACTTCTCTAAATCTGCAGACGatagtttattcttttgtaaagcTGATCCTCAGCAATGCAAGGAAATTATCGATATAATCCGCTTTTATGGCGAGGCGTCCGGGCAAGAAATCAACTTCTCTAAATCTGCAGACGatagtttattcttttgtaaagcTGATCCTCAGCAATGCAAGGAAATTATCGATATAATCCGCTTTTATGGCGAGGCGTCCGGGCAAGAAATCAACTTCTCTAAATCTGCAGACGatagtttattcttttgtaaagcTGATCCTCAGCAATGCAAGGAAATTATCGATATAATCCGCTTTTATGGCGAGGCGTCCGGGCAAGAAATCAACTTCTCTAAATCTGCAGACGatagtttattcttttgtaaagcTGATCCTCAGCAATGCAAGGAAATTATCGATATAATCCGCTTTTATGGCGAGGCGTCCGGGCAAGAAATCAACTTCTCTAAATCTGCAGACGatagtttattcttttgtaaagcTGATCCTCAGCAATGCAAGGAAATTATCGATATAATCCGCTTTTATGGCGAGGCGTCCGGGCAAGAAATCAACTTCTCTAAATCTTCCATCATTCGCTTTTTCGAATTTTTCTAAATCAACTTCTCTAAATCTGCAGACGatagtttattcttttgttctttctttcgctttttcgaattttttttttgctatgtcATATGTACGTCtaactttttcttctcaatcgtTATTTCTATCCTCATTTGAAACGATTCTATATAATATCAAAATGTTTGgcacccaaaaaaataaagaaatcaacttgactctttaaaatttctaataaaCTTGTCTTACAAGTCCACGTACAATCATAgcggttttttcttcttcgtggCGATTGTTCCCACAACATCTCTCTGGTCACaaatttctgtttcttctctttctggCCGGCGCTGGTTTTTCTCCAGCATCGGTTGGCCTCCATCTTTCCCTTTTACTTATGTTCTCTAGGTTTAGGCAAAATCTACAGCAATTTCTCATtaatatttgtgtttgttctcatgatgatgaatttgaaaaGTCAGATTCTGCTATTGTTAATCCTTCTTACAGTCTGAGTTCTATCCTCACTTACGTTAAGGGTGGCTCCAGGTTTGTGTGATGTAAGTTTTGTCTCATATTGTCAATGTTGGAGTTCTAGTCTTCTTCAAATTCACGTCGGTTCGGTGTCGATTCAATGGAATCGTAATATTTTCCTTTGTAAATGGTTTATTTCCGGTAGTTTTTATCATCGATGTCATCTCCGGTTCTCAACCAAAGAAAATTCttctaaacaaaaatttagCGATGTCAATATactaacttttttgtttaaaggaAGTGACTCTTGCCATATTCTACTCTTCTTAAGACCACAGTCCGATAACGGTGATGATCTCGTTGTCCCTCTGTCAGGAACTTCAAGTCTTATGGCAAAGGAATCAATGGTCACAAACCGGTGAAGTGTAAAGGCGTTTCAAAAAGCATAGTTCAGAACCATctcaaacaacaaatcaaatttttgtttaattaaagtAATGCGAAAAACATTTAGGAGTCTCATCTATAAGATGTTAACTTTTTATGAGTATATGAAGAAGAGACTTAACATATTCATTATGTTGCCTGTAAGGCTTCtttttggaaagcaagatcacTTCTACTTCTTTATCAAAGTTGTATtcaatttcctttatttttttaaatggttgtATGAATCATGTAATTGATATaattatgatataatataattgatttgccctttaaaaaaaaaacttgtcttATAAATTAATGGTAACTTTCTTGGATCATTTATATCAAATGgacatcattaaaaaaatatatatatatatatatatatatatatatataattatatatcaagaAATTGATGGGTTTTTCCTTTTAGGAAGTTAATGTTGCTGattctttgtttaatttaattcatCGTTGTGTAAGgaagttaatatataaaattagtatttcaaattttatttttctactaatttagtctttttgtgtactaatttatatatataccctACATAATTTTGTGTTAACCCAACTCCCAAACCAATATTTGAGACCATTCGACTGACAATTTTCTTGCTATTAGATGACTTTCATAATCTGATAAAGAAGCATCTATGAccgaaatacataaaaaaaacagaacacgtattaaaaaagaaatagaataaCATTAACAGAGGTTTTATATATGTTGCTACAAAACTATATGCATTTGTTACATTAAGGAAACATAGCCGTCTGTATAAATCCAGCATTAATCAAAGTTCTATGATTAGTGGTTCATTTTACTCATGCTACAAAAAGCTTAATTCCTAAAGGATCGAAAATCACTCCATTGCTGAGTTATCTTCCTGAAAGAAAGCTTAGATAACTGAACTGTGAAATTATTTGGAATAATCTGAAAAAGCCGTCTCTGCAGGGAGTGGAGTTTATGCCACACGCAAGGATACAAGAATAAGGATATGCAACAAAGTAAAGGAGTTTTAATGTTTATCCTCAATATGTATGTTGgttaaattttctctttttgtgatACTCCTATTATTAATACATCTATATCTTATCTTTGGTTGAtgagagatttgttttttctcttacCCATGAAGCAACTAAAATA is drawn from Camelina sativa cultivar DH55 chromosome 8, Cs, whole genome shotgun sequence and contains these coding sequences:
- the LOC104705253 gene encoding uncharacterized protein LOC104705253, which produces MHQKKSEVQIGKESSGVSSDYNPSPPLLFFPQIVSHHHHRDPSIPAAPYRRRFAPPPRPPPSFSLPRSLRRIPLFLFLLPLSYFLLSHPTRSFLVDFLSAFGFSAALLFSLNLALPRLPSIRLFLARSFPSPSRRTTTALPVFWSIGSRPRSDKRGSSSGCWVQLYSNGDVYEGEFHKGKCSGSGVYYYSMSGRYEGDWLDGKYDGYGVETWARGSRYMGQYSQGLRHGYGVYRFYTGDMFSGEWSSGQSHGCGVHTCEDASRYVGEFKWGVKHGLGHYHFRNGDVYAGEYFADKMHGFGVYGFANGHRYEGAWHEGRRQGLGMYTFRNGETQSGHWQNGILDIPSTQNTTFPISPVAVNHSKVLNAVQEARRAAEKAYDVDKVDERVNRAVAAANTAANAARVAAFKAAQKQSKNMDNFPIPVV